From a region of the Balaenoptera ricei isolate mBalRic1 chromosome 11, mBalRic1.hap2, whole genome shotgun sequence genome:
- the TCTA gene encoding T-cell leukemia translocation-altered gene protein isoform X2, with translation MAEPWSGQSLQALPATVLGALGALGSEFLLEWEAQDMRVTLFKLLLLWLVLSLLSIQLAWGFYGSTVTGLYHRPGLGGQNGSTPDGSTHFPSWETAANEPLKTHRE, from the exons ATGGCGGAGCCTTGGTCTGGGCAATCCTTGCAGGCTCTGCCGGCCACGGTGCTGGGCGCTCTGGGCGCCCTCGGCAGCGAGTTCCTGCTGGAGTGGGAGGCGCAGGACATGCGCGTGACCCTCTTCAAGCTGCTGCTGCTTTGGTTGGTGTTAAGTCTCCTGAGCATCCAGCTGGCGTGGGGGTTCTACGGGAGTACGGTGACCGGGCTGTATCACCGGCCAG GTCTGGGCGGCCAGAACGGATCCACACCTGATGGCTCCACGCATTTTCCTTCCTG GGAAACAGCAGCAAATGAACCTCTTAAAACCCACAGAGAATAA
- the TCTA gene encoding T-cell leukemia translocation-altered gene protein isoform X1, giving the protein MAEPWSGQSLQALPATVLGALGALGSEFLLEWEAQDMRVTLFKLLLLWLVLSLLSIQLAWGFYGSTVTGLYHRPDTHPQLAAALDVFLPPGLGGQNGSTPDGSTHFPSWETAANEPLKTHRE; this is encoded by the exons ATGGCGGAGCCTTGGTCTGGGCAATCCTTGCAGGCTCTGCCGGCCACGGTGCTGGGCGCTCTGGGCGCCCTCGGCAGCGAGTTCCTGCTGGAGTGGGAGGCGCAGGACATGCGCGTGACCCTCTTCAAGCTGCTGCTGCTTTGGTTGGTGTTAAGTCTCCTGAGCATCCAGCTGGCGTGGGGGTTCTACGGGAGTACGGTGACCGGGCTGTATCACCGGCCAG ATACCCACCCCCAGCTTGCTGCAGCTCTGGATGTGTTCCTGCCCCCAGGTCTGGGCGGCCAGAACGGATCCACACCTGATGGCTCCACGCATTTTCCTTCCTG GGAAACAGCAGCAAATGAACCTCTTAAAACCCACAGAGAATAA